The following proteins are co-located in the Bordetella bronchialis genome:
- a CDS encoding hydrolase, with product MTNKYLEVLTPQNSQIIFIDQQPQMAFGVQSIDRQTLKNNVVGLAKAARVFNIPTTITTVETDSFSGNTYPELLAVFPDHKILERTSMNSWDDQNVRDSLAANGRKKIVVSGLWTEVCNTTFALCAMLEGGYEIYMVADASGGTSSDAHKYAMDRMVQAGAVPVTWQQVMLEWQRDWARTETYDAVTGIVKEHSGAYGMGIDYAVTHVHKLAERVQHGERIGPNPAK from the coding sequence ATGACCAACAAGTACCTTGAAGTCCTGACCCCGCAGAACAGCCAGATCATCTTCATCGACCAGCAACCGCAGATGGCGTTCGGCGTGCAGTCGATAGACCGCCAGACGCTGAAGAACAATGTCGTGGGCCTGGCCAAGGCCGCCCGCGTGTTCAACATCCCCACCACCATCACGACGGTGGAGACGGACAGCTTCTCCGGCAACACCTATCCCGAACTGCTGGCCGTGTTTCCCGATCACAAGATCCTGGAACGGACCTCGATGAACTCCTGGGACGACCAGAACGTGCGCGATTCGCTGGCCGCCAACGGCCGCAAGAAGATCGTCGTCTCCGGACTGTGGACCGAAGTGTGCAATACCACCTTTGCCCTGTGCGCCATGCTGGAAGGCGGCTACGAGATCTACATGGTGGCCGATGCCTCTGGCGGCACCTCGTCCGACGCCCACAAGTACGCCATGGACCGCATGGTGCAGGCCGGCGCCGTGCCCGTGACCTGGCAGCAGGTGATGCTGGAATGGCAGCGCGACTGGGCGCGCACGGAAACCTACGACGCCGTCACCGGTATCGTCAAGGAACACTCCGGCGCCTACGGCATGGGTATCGACTACGCCGTCACGCATGTCCACAAGCTGGCCGAACGGGTCCAGCACGGCGAACGCATCGGCCCCAACCCGGCGAAGTAA